The DNA segment ATCAACATTTCTAGCATAGGTACAACAAAAGCTAAGGTTTTTCCTGAACCAGTTACAGCCTCAGCCACAACATCCTTACAAGACAGAAGGAGAGGAATCACGGCTGCTTGTATAGGAGTCATGGCATTAAAGCCTTGTTTAGTGATGCAATTTAATACAGGGATTGATAAAGGGGGAGTAACCTTGTTCCAAGCTTTGTTAaccataatttataaagtatatttccttctacttttaatatttgactCCTCAAACTGTCGgcaccaataaataataaagatgaCAGTTGTATTctgtaataagtatattaaatatattacatctAGTCTACTTAAATTATGATGTGATCCACATGTAaaccattaatatttattcaagctagtaataatatacaacataGTTGATACTTGACACTTGACAGTACTCATATGTATTCACGGTATTATGATAAACCCCCTGCCAATGAGTGTTAACTACAGATTAGTTAGTAAATGGTGATGAAAATTGTGTTATGAGGTAAATACTCTAGGCTGGACATTGACTAATGACGCttacacatatatttatttttagtgacaGCTGTGTTTTCGTTTTGTCTTCGCTCGATAGtcatacatataatttcataaataaattgtaatgttttacatCTCTAAATAATAGGAAATAATCAAAATGACAAGAACGCTTGGAAACACTGAAAAGCGATTTTCAATAGACGATGCATTCGAAGAAGAAACTGATGAAGCCATCAAAGTGTATGGTGCTACCGTTGATAGGTCTccgatacaaaataaatttaagaatggAGGCGATTTTATTTCAAGGTAAGCCctttactttataaattcCCAGAATTACAGATTTACGTGCTATCCTCAATAACTTAAAAGTTCAGTTATAACTATTATCTTGTTTCGATCTTTGTgagacatttttaatatatcaagcaacgttttcttatataaatagtaatagttGTTATAGCGTAAACCTATTAAAGTAAGgatatcaaaaattttatgattatctTGAATTGTAGTGCATTGCATTGACTTTGAACACATAAtgggtttaaaattaatcttatGTCATTATCAAACAATGTACATAAACAATAGCCTTGTGCAAATATCATTAACAATGCTTAGTTTCACTTCAAAGTTTATACCTGATATTTGGATGTTTAAATTCCTCACAGATAGGTTGtcttataaattttcaaatgtaaAGTGTGTTCTTAAGTCTGaatctgatatttatttatagataattaatactaaatgtatgtatttaaattcttgttaTTCTCGTTGAAATATGCTCGGTTGAAAGATTTTCACTTGAAATACTTTTTggaaagtaattaattttttttaataaagttaaggCTTATTATCTGAATTTTATGAAGGATCAAGTGcacctttttatatatattctgtattttagtaaaacCTATAAATATACTGAAGATACAACATCTCGAGACTCTGATTCACTCATACATGAATATGTAGAAGCTTCACAATCTCTATATTGCTGGAATCACCCAAAGGTCAGGGAGAATTGGAAAACAGTATGTGCTGCTGTAATACTACTTATAGTTGGTGTAGGTTTACTTGGCATGTGTGCCTTTGCTGTAGCTGAACCGGAGAATGGTCTACAAGGTGCTGTGTTTTTTGTAGCTGGCATGATTTGCTTTGTCCCCGGAGCTTATCATGTAGTTTACATTTGGCTAGCTGCAAGAGGACAAAGAGGGTATGATTTCTACCACCTGCCTTTATTtacttgattattttttatggagatgtaaaatcataaaattctgTGTTGTGTTCTTAAGGTTGActgatatatataacaagCTCTCTAT comes from the Pieris rapae chromosome 3, ilPieRapa1.1, whole genome shotgun sequence genome and includes:
- the LOC111002951 gene encoding transmembrane protein 134, with the translated sequence MTRTLGNTEKRFSIDDAFEEETDEAIKVYGATVDRSPIQNKFKNGGDFISSKTYKYTEDTTSRDSDSLIHEYVEASQSLYCWNHPKVRENWKTVCAAVILLIVGVGLLGMCAFAVAEPENGLQGAVFFVAGMICFVPGAYHVVYIWLAARGQRGYDFYHLPLFT